The sequence acagggttgtttccactcctgctggttcagatcctCTCTGACGTTCACACTGTTTCTGTTCCCTTCTGTTATctgcagattttctgtgtgtactcTTATGTGTGCGTAGAATTTTTCAACTTAGCCAtcatgtcttatgacagatatcTCGCTATATGTTGTCCACTACAATATAACACACGtatgacaaataacaaaactgcCACACTTATTGTTGTGACCtggttttgctcttttcttgtAGTTTTTGTCACAACATTCTTAAGTTACTCTTTACAGCTGTGTGGCGACACCATCAACAAAGTTTACTGTTTAAACTACTCCATTGTGAAACTGGCCTGCTCTGAAACCAGAGCCAACAACATTTATGGACTTTTTGGCACTTTTCTCACAGTGTTTGGTCCTTTAATTTTAATCCTTTACACATACATGAAGATtcttaaagtgtgtttttcaggttcTAAACAGACGAGACAAAAAGCTGTGAGTACCTGCACACCTCACCTGGCTTCTCTCATCAACTTCTcctttggtgtttgttttgaaatattacaaagcagatttgatttgaaaggTGTGCACAGTATGTTGCATATTGTTTTATCCTTGTATTTTCTGACGTGTCAGCCGCTCTTTAACCCTGTGATGTACGGACTGAACATGACCAAAGTCCGTACTATATGTAAGTCTGTTTTAAAATTGTGTCGGAAAGTGAATCAGattgattgaaagaaaagctcaaattaaacattcatgtttgtgGATTAGAGTGTCATATTAGGAAATACTCTAATCAGCATTAATCATGCACTTGTTTTTGgtaaacaagaaataaaatgtatttgctcAGCCTGATCTCAGAGCAGTAAGTACATACAGTTCCTCAGTATTATAGCTTTcatttaaatcagaatcagttaATTGCACaatgtgtgtgatattttctgacttcctgttctcttttaaaaacaaaaactatattacatttaataaatCTAATTTTCTTAAACAGCTACGCACTGTAGTTTCCAATAAAACATTACTCaaacaaggaaaggaaatagtgcatttgttggggactattttcattTAGCCCCAAATCACTAAATTTTATTTAGTAATGCAGTGCACAAGatatgagaaaaacagaaaaaacgaGTATTTCACAGCCATTTCAGCAAATGCAGCAGGTGACGCTGGACGTTCCCTCCAGCAACCGCAAGCACTGACTTGTGTTTATGGGACAAAGGaagaattcaattcaattcagttcagttttatttaaagtgtcatttcataacagagttatctcaagacactttacaggtgtgtaaacaacactattcaaaaaaaaaaaaaaaaaaaaaagagaatcagagagaaacaggtcccagggcaaaacctcacactgagtaagcatttggcgacagtgacgaggaaaaacttccttttaacaggcagaaacctcaagcagaaccagactcagtgtagacggccttctgctgtgaccgcctgggagggagaggggggagaggagagacaggagaggggggagagacaggagagggggagaggagggcagggtaggagattctggatccagcagctcCAGAAGTGCTGCcgtgatatatgatggtgccagaccatgcacaGCTTTGTAGATTAGGatgaggatcttaaattctactctaaattttactggaagccaatgtagagaggccagcacaggtgaaatgtggtcacgcctcttagtcttagtcagaacacgagctgcagagttctgaatgagctgcagagtcctgagggattttttagggcatcctgacaaaagagagttacagcaatccagcctagaggtaacaaaaacatggatgagcttctcagcagcatctaaggaaaggacatgcctgatttttgcaatgttacgaaggtggaagtaCGCAGTCCTCGAGATTAGTTTTATGTGcatgttgaaagacaagtcctgatcaaacCTAACACCAAGATTCTTTACAGTGGTGCTtgaggcaggagctagtccgtTATGAAAGGGTgtatcattagctaaagattgtctaaggtgttttggaccaactagtagaacctcagttttgtctgagttcaatagaagaaagttgtgggtcatccaggacttaatatctgTCATTATATAAATCATTGCAGTTGTGTTaactgattgctttcatctggcttcattgataaatacaattgggtgtcgtcagcataacagtgaaaatttatagagtgctttctgatcacattgcctagtgggagcatAGAGATTGTGAATAGGATCGGGCCAAGCACAGAATCTTGTGGAACATCATGGCTGaccttagtgtgcatggacgagttgtgatttacatgtacaaagtgatgtctgtctgataggtaggacttgaaccagcttaaagcagtttCATTcataccaatttgattttctaatctctgtaaaagaatctggtggtcaacagtatGGCAGTATGAAGAAGTAGGGTAACATCATACAACACTGGAGACAGctgttttttcatattttgtatttgcagttgtttctttttgtcacGTTTCCTTAACCCTTGAGCaagtgtttatttctgtgatcACAGCAACAAAGGTAATTTTGGATCAACTTATATTTCTGCCTTGAGGTCGGGTTCAAGTCaaaattatttcagtttcaaGTCCTGACTTTCAGTATGTCACTAGATTCCTGGATGTCCACTTGTTGGATGGATGTGGTCTTTGCACCCATGAACTAGCAAATGACTGGTTCAAGCTGCTCAATTACCCCCACAATTAGCTTCAAAGTGTTCCTCATTTTCAGCTACATTCACAGTTCTGCTTAGGGCTTTGCCTTTTCCCCAGGGGCTTATTGGTAGCCACTGTGTCCCTCATGCCCTCCCCCCCCGTATATGCAACCCGACCCAAGCTGCCTGTTGAGCTTGGGTCTTTGTCTACAGGTTCCCACCACAACAAGGTAGTAATTTCGCTGAGTCTTCACAGAGCCCTTTGCCAGTGAAAGGGATTCAGCCAAGAAAGTGAAGGTGAATGTTCTCGGACCAGTGGTTAATTTCAAAGATGCATGTGCAGTTGAGCAACACAGCAGATAATGTCTACTGAATGCCATAGGACCTGTGATTTGATAGGGGCTTGACGAATCAGGGAAGGGCATATCCTAAAAAAGCAAGACCAAATCAGTTTTCACtgaattttcaaattaaaacaaggtCAGCAAAAATCTCAGTTCTAGGAATTCAAAGAAGTAGTGTGAACGCTTTGCTgcccttgtgctgctgtgacaatgagaatttccccactgtagACGAATACAGGCCTCTCTTgacttatcttatctcatcttatcgTAAATGTTATGCctttcaaaacataaacatattctTGTGGATGTAGAATCCAGAGGAGCCCTACAGAAGTGGGACAGAATCCTGTACAACCAGAccagagacacactgacaaaggaGCTTAGAGGAGCAAAGATCTGTCATGCTGAAGagttgaaaaacaggtttgcACAAAATGACTATGCATTCAGTATCTGTGAAGAATACGTGTGTCAGTTCTTTCAGggatgaatgaataaatcactggagctgtgtgaagttcCACCCTGCTTCAAATGATCTACAATCATCCAAGTCCATCTCTAAGCCAAAATAACTACAGGCCCCTTGCCCTGACATCTGTGGTCATGtaatcctttgagaggctggtgttGACCGACCTGAAGGACATCACAGGCCCACTTCTGCCCCCCCTGCAGTTTGTCCACAGAGTCAATACAGGATTGCACTACAATCTGGATCACCTTGATTTCTCAGGGACAAATGCTAGGATCCTGTcagttcagcattcaacaccatcatttCTCCATAGTCACCCAGCTCACTGTTCCTGCCTCCACCTGACAGTGGATCACAACCTTAGACAGACCCAGAGGCAGCAGATGAcgctgggggaaaaaaggaaagagtcCCCCCAACAGTGCACCTCATCACCATACTCAGCAatactgtgtgtgctgtggaaaCCTTCAAGCCCAGCACCTAAAACAGGCGTCCAACATGGACTCTGACACCAGAAAGGTCCAGCAGAGGATGTACTTCCTGTTCAAGCTCAGAATGTCCATCTTGCGTCAGGAGCTGTTGAGCCAGTTCTATTCTACAGTAACCCAGAGTAGAACTGAATCAGTTGTTCTATGTTCATCCATCAcaccaccaaacaggacaggaacaaactacagcaaacagtCAGGACTGTAGAGAAAATCACTGGTGAATTCCTGCCTTCCATTCAGGTCTCACAAGAGCAGTTTGTTTGCACAAGCCATCATTCTGATGAACAGTTACATCAATCATAGGGTCTGAATTTGGCCAATAAACCTGATTCTGATAATAAAAAGGTGAAAatcttttaaacaaaagaaaatgtaaacctataaaaaaaagaaaaagaaaaatctataattttttttgcaaaatttaataaaatttgCACTTAAAGGTATACTAAGCAGAATTTGTCAGtggctgtttgtaaacacaccaaaaCTGCATTCTGGGATTAAAATTTTCCAATCGACTCTTTCTCCATTATTACTGATAAACGGAAATGAGGGCAGCAGAGTCGatacttgtttattttattttttttatttttctttctgtttttcttttttttaaggaaaatcCTGATTATACCTTTAACTTGGTAGAAAAGTGTAATAACTTGACCAAGAATGCAATACAATGTCCTGACTGATATTGTAAGAACACTTCTACTGTTAATGTATACGGcttacagtttttcacaattgctaaaacacattttttgaatccttttctcagaattctaaacacaaaacttttttctcaagctacattcacaaaacctctgattctttttgcaaaatcataccatcacctcaaaatagttttacatgtgcTCAAAACTGAACGATGTTGTCAGATGTTGCACaaattgtacaaaaaaaacaaaaacaaaactaaaaccaaaactgCTGAGCAGTCATTAAACACAACACCTTGTTAATGAATTGTTGTGTTCAATGAATGACACGTTTTacttgtgttcatattttggCGCTTGTTGTTACTGTTCTGCATCACAAGTACATCACGGtgacaactgtgttttattgcatgagaatgtgtttagagttttgcaAAAGGAAGGACTGAGATCTGTAAATAGTGTTTTACTTGGTGAAGATGgtttatggttttgtcaaaatgatgctcaATTCAGCAAATGAGTTTAGACAACTGAGCATTGATTCACAGAACAGAAATTAGTGTTTTAGCAATTCAGAAAATTTGTAATCCATCTGTGGTCAAACTTAGACAGCCTCCTTCGCTTGGAGTTCACCCctcttttcatgttttgcagATTAAGCCGGTTTCCTTGAGCCACTTGTGTGACTGACTTGACTGATCCTGTTTTCGTTTTTATGCTAAGGCTTCACCTCCGCCCGTCCTGCCCAGTGTTTCTCCGTTCAAAAATCAGCTCTGACCACAGACCACAGTACTCACATGTCACCCCGGCTCTTTGCTTTTTGAGTTATCTCGTTGCTAACTGAAAGACTGTTTTTGAGAAACTATTTCTGAATGGCTGTGCTAACTCTGATTACTCTCAGTAAAGCTCTTTGTAAACTGACTTCTGTCTAGAGTGTTCTGCTTTCAGGGATcctttacattacattacagccTTCACATTACATCCCAGCAGGGGGTGCGACAGGTGGTACCACAGTGTTGATattaagataagaactttattgatcccgcaggaaattgttgtgccagggttgcaatacagaagaagcaaacaaaagtagcaagtaatcacacaaaatataaaataacagagtaatataaaaaaatagcagagtatatacatgagataTCTAGGTAAGGTGCAGAACGGCAAAGGATAAGGTGCGAATACAgtcttaaagtgttaattgtagtTCAGGATAAATTGTTCTGTCCTgtgtggagaaaggggatgagttgaagagtctgacagccacagggaggaaggacttcctgtggcgttctgtggagcacctcggTGGTCTGTTGTCATGAAGACATATAAAGCAGCAGACATAGCAGGCTCTCATTAGttactgcagcacagcagaaatgtgaatgtttctcatttaaagaagtctctttaaatgtatttaaaggtTCAGTGACGATAGGGAGTAAATGGTAAGTTTCTGTTGcttgtgaggttttttttttccttttcgtcTGGTTGTGCTAAAGCAGTGAAGCCGTGTTGTCAACGAAAAGCTCAGTAAATATGGCAATAATGCCTGTGTTAGAGGAATGttcttaattaaaaaatgagAAGCAAAGCTTTTTATAATTTGCAAactgttgtcattttgtcacCTAAAACAAGAATGATGGTAAATTCAACTTTGTCTTATTTCATTCTTAGTGCTTACATACACGTGGGAAATCTGAGATACTTCTATTTTGTGTTAACTGCACTGCTTTACTTTGTTATTCTTGTTGTCAACACGTCACTCATCGTGGTTATCTGCATGAACAGAAGCTTACATGAAcctatgtacattttcctgtgcagcctgtttgtaaatgaactgtatggtagtacagggttgtttccattcctgctggttcagatcctCTCTGACGTTCACACTGTTTCTGTTCCCTTCTGTTATCTGCAGATCTTCTGTTtgtacacatatgcacatgtaGAGTTTAGTAACTTAGCCGtcatgtcttatgacagatatcTCGCTATTTGTTATCCTCTACAATATAACACACGTATGACATCAAACAAGGCAgccatttttattgttgtaataTGGTTGTACTCTTTTGTgaaatttttaattactttgtcCTTAAACATCCGTTTGCCACTTTGTGGAAACATCATAAACAGTTTGTATTGTCATAACTACCTTGTTGTCAAGTTGGCTTGTTCTGACACCAAAGTGAACAACATTTATGGACTTTTTGGTACTGTTCTCACTGTCTTAGTCCCTCTCATTCCAATCCTTTTCTCTTACACAAAAAttcttaaagtttgtttttctggttctaAGCAGACCAGACAGAAAGCTGTCAGTACCTGCACACCTCACCTGGCTTCTCTGCTCAACTTTTCATTTGGTTGCTGCTTTGAAATACTTCAGAGTAGATTTGATACGACTGGTGTACCCAGTATGCTGCgaatccttctgtctctgtactTCCTCATCATACAGCCTCTTCTCAATCCAATCATGTACGGACTGCAAATGACAAATATTCGACATACATGTAAACAATTGCTCTGTTATAAAATGTTGACTGGTTGCACAGATACTTTgtcaatgtgaaaacaaaggtGTCAGTaaataaattttgattttgGACAAATACTTTCAACATAAATGCAGTTGTCTTATTGTCCCTGATTAATATGGGATATAATGAACTGGAATCAAGTTCCGGCAGTGgatttgaaaaacaataaaaatgagacATGATTTCAGATTTCTTGTTTTGCCTTACATTTTTACAGTAATTCTAAAAATTATGAGCCCTGAAAGAAATTCACAGCAGAGCAACCACCAAAGAAGCACCACCTACACATAACAGATTTCTCTGTGTAACCTGATACTAATTTGTGGGTCTGCATTGTCAGTTGTGGATGTCACAAAGGCCCATTGCTTCAGTACTGAATGAGTACGTGTGAATGAGTTTGAGCTCATTCTGTGCAGCTGTGCTGTGAGCGGAGCTCGCTGAGCAGAAGGTTAGCAGTCGAGCTAGTTTTGCAAATTGTATGttactgaaatactgaaagggatcatttgttttttcagctttttccttCGTGAACACACTTTATGTTTTCACTCCCCAAAATCTTCATTGGCACCAGAAAGAAATACATCACAGTTCGTGTGGTCAAGTGGCCAAAGTCAGCTGTGATGTAATGTAAGAGcccacacatgcagatacagtgTCACCCTTCAAGCATAAACTTTGTTCCTCTAAACTTCCCCTTTAagttcttttgtcttttcccacCTAATTATTAAGGTCCTCAAGCAGAGCTTGAGGGTTGCCCTCCGTTAGTTCCCATCCAGACACTCTAAGAAACAACTTTCTGACACAAACTCAACTCAGTGGTGCATCAGTATGGGACTGATTATTATCCTCACATTACCTGATCCGTACTCAGGAGTTTGATTTCAGGGACAATGCTGTATGTAGAGATCAGCCGGGTACAGGTAAGCCCCTCCACTCCAAAAACATGTTGGATTTTGGAGTGGCTGCCAGGGATAAGTGACAGCATAAAAACTGATGATGGATAATTGATCAATAACCTGTGATTGATATATAAACTCTGTATGCACATAAGAAAAATAGCTGAGtggatgaaatggaaaaaagtcCATTTCATGGAATGGACTGAAAGGTTTGCAGAGCGGGTGGTTGGTTGTGTGTAGTTGGTACACTTATGTCGTTGCAGTGGATGACTGTTAAGGTGACAAAGTCATTGAGACGACTTTTTGTTCACTGGCAAAAAATTGCCATTCCGAAAAAAGAGGCCAAGAAAGCAGATTTAGTAGACATAGTTATACCATTCTCTTTTATTAAGCTATCTTCCAATATGTTTCAACTGTGAGTAGGATTTGAAGTTTGATTTTCCATCAATTAAAAATCAGTATTAGTACTTGGGTCCTTTGATAATGAAGTCTGAAGCTGTGGGCGTCTCCTGACTTAAAGGTTTTAAAGAAGGAGACTGACTACAGCCAGGCAGGATTCACACAATGTCATGAACGGTGATGTTTAGTTTCTCACCTCTGTTGGCTTTATATGAATATGATAACGACAGACACAAGGCATTTGTCATGAATTCTGAAAATCAGCTGctttaattaaagaaataaaacttttcattcagagaAGTTAAATATTTGTGGAAATGTAGCCTAATATGATTAGTGCCACTAACCCGACCTGCACACAGTGTTATGGCTGCTTtacaagctgaaaacaggatCATGGTAAACTCAACTCAGATTTCATACTTCACATTCAATGCCTACTTTGACATTggtcttttaaaatatttatgttttctgattgttatgttgctatttattttaattgtttgttcCAATCTCCTGCTCATCGTGGTTATCTGCATGAACAGAAGCTTACATGAAcctatgtacattttcctgtgcagcctgtttgtaaatgaactgtatggtagtacagggttgtttccattcctgctggttcagatcctctctgacgttcacactgtttctgcttcattttgctttctgcaggttttgtgtttgttcacgTATTGCAGTGTGGAATTTGCTATCTTAGCCAtcatgtcttatgacagatatcTTGCTATCTGTTATCCTCTGCAATATAACACACAGATGACAACTAAAAAGATTATCATGCTTATCGCTGTAAGTTGGTTGCTCCCTTTTCTTGCAATGGTGGTGTTGATATCCTTAAGCTTCTCTTCAAAGCTCTGTGGTAACATCATTAACAAAGTGTACTGTGACAACCACTCCATCGTTAAACTGGCCTGCTCCGACACAACAGTCAGTAACATCTATGGACTTATTGCCACTGTTCCCATAATCTTATGTCCAGTATCTCTGATCTTTTACACGTATATGAAGATccttaaagtttgtttttcaggttcTAAACAGACCAGACAAAAAGCTGTCAGTACCTGCACACCTCACCTGGCTTCTCTGATCAACTTCTCTTTTGGttgtttctttgaaatattACAGAGCAGGTTTAACATGGAAAGTACACCTAGCATGTTGCgaatatttttatctttatacTTTCTTACATGTCAACCCCTTTTCAACCCTGTAATGTATGGACTGAATATGTCCAAAATCCGTATTGTGTGCAAAAGTTTGATCTTTACTTGTCAGTCAatcaaattttgccatcttcacCAGTAAGGAAGAAACCATGTTTTACCTGTTTATTGTAATAATGAAATCTGtcactattttttaaaaatgctcaGATGTCTCAGATGTAATTATGTAACATAATTACATGCATAATACAACATTAATGTAATTCCTGCTGTTAGATGTCTCTCAATAAAAATAGTCTGACATAGCTTGATGATGTAGTGAAGTAGCGTAGGATGGGAGTTGCCACCGTGCTACTATGAATCACAGTCAGACATCTGAAGATAAGGAtgaaatgtgcacatttttatcAATAGATGACCGAATATTATGGCAGTTGGTGAAAAAGTGATGAAGTTCAGTCTAcaggatgtttgttttctcacacagtTAGCATGAGTCAAAAAAcgttcgtatatttgaattctAAAGATTAAATGTTGTCGGTATTTGacaaacaatttgtttttattaatgtacaGTATCACCAAAATCACAGGCATTTCCTAACCTTCACCAGAATGAATCAACAAGTTTAAATATCGGAGACGGGATCTGAACCCTGGATCCTACTGTGATGCTCCCGGACATCCACTCAGACCCTGTGACCCCAGCGTTGTTTTAAAAGtagtgtttcattcagtcataGAAATGTGGCACTGTGctatttgaatatttattcctgaatatgattaatatttcaccacatactgtacatcacaGGTGCATTTCCATCTATAATTAAAGAACTTGACTTACccataaaaaatacacattttgtttgctgtctttttaaaCTAACTGAAAACATTATCATATAAAAACTAGAACCTGGATGCAGTTGGTAACATATGGAAAATATGAAATGGCTCCAAAAACAATGAAGTAAACAGACCACACTTTATCCAAAAGGTGTAGTGAAACAAGTGAACATTTCCTAGAGGTTGGTTGAACACTGTGTAGGTTTTGTTGGTGTTGTTAAAGCATTATTGGAAGATGGCGGGAAACACAAATGAACTCTGGACAGGTGGGCGGTGATGCAGTTCTAAGAGTTTGTCACTACACTCCTTCCCTTGAGCAGAAGCTGACCAAAGTTAAGGTGCTCTACTTATTTCAGAAACATCTGTGTTGCTATCTCAGCTGGATTCAGGTTGTGGCTGGCAAAAGCTAGGACTTCCTCTGTTCCGAGGTCTGTTTTCTGGACCAGTACTGCCCAAACCCTGTCATGCTTGCATGATGCATTGAAGTTTGGGTAACCTGTGACAGGTGGGTTTACCAGGTGTTCTTTAAGTGCCTTAAAAACATCTTGGCATGTAGATGACCAGAAGAACATTGCTACTTTTTCTTTAAGGCGCTGAATGGCTCAGAAATCTGCAAGAAGTTGGGAACAACTCTGCAATACTGCATCGCTATGCTCAGGAACCTCTGTAAGGCTTTCAGGTTAGTGGGGACTGGGAAGTTGTGCATAGCCTCCATCTTGTCCAGATCGACATGAATGTGTCCTGAACATCTTAGTTTTCTTCACGTTCACTAAGAGGCCAGCGCTTCAGAGTTTATCAAGGGCAGCTTGAGCATCATAGAAATTTTTCAAGGTCCGAGACAAAATATTGTCTttcaaatatacaaaacaaattGACCCTTGAGTCTCTGGTACGTTGCAGGGCACTCTTCAATCAAAACgaaatgaaatttgttttcaacAAACCCAGATGCCAAATGTATCTAAGGGTCCATTTCCACTTGCTTGTACCCACAATTTAAGTCCAGGTTAGACAAGACAACAGCACTCTCCAGTATCTACTGGTGGATAGATGGAAGGTGAATACTGAAGGCACTTCATAACATTAGCAATATGGCCAAGAATTCAGTTCAAACCAAGGTGGTCAAGAAGTGATCCAATActggaaagagacaaacaagTTCCAGCTCCAAGTCCAGGGGAGGTTATGCCATCAATTGAGGAAAGTCCAATAAAATGCTTAGGGAAATGGTACGatgcctctctctctgacagaaGCAATATTTCCAAGACAAAGAAGCAGGCAGACGAATGGGTGAGGTAAATAAAGGGATCACGCTTATGCGGCTATTCGCATGCCTATAACATCAGTGGAAGGaatcaaaaagtcaaaaacaatgaagaacaAACACCTCAGCAGGCTCAGAATTCGAACCTTCACATCTGTAGGACCATACCTCAGGGCTGGACAGTTACAGCTACTCCTATCATCAATGTTTGAAGAGTTGAAGGAGGCGAAGTGCAGGGCACTCATGAAGAACAGATACTCCAATGATGAACAGACCTGAGGTGAAGGCATTAGTAAAAAGATCTGGACTTGGAACCACCTTCTTCCAGCAATGGAAGAAAGCAGTCCGAAAGCAAAGGGCAGAGACATGAACGAAGAAGAGGTCTGAGATCTAGAGGAGGACGGGGGATGTCAAGACCACAGAGCTTGGATAGCAAGGAGCCTGCACTAAGTGGAAGCTACCACAGAGGAAAATCATATGGCCTAAACATCAGGGACTGGATGTGGAGCCAATTTGCATCTCTTTCTTGCTGCAGTCATTGTACAACACTTCCAACACCAACATACCTGCACAGGTGGGCAATGAGGGAGAATCAGCTGTGCAAGTTAAGTGGACAGTGAGGAACATTGGCACACATCCCGGTTGGATGCCAGATTGGACTCATACATACAGATAGCGTCATGACAGAAGGTGGAAGATCAGAGTGGACCTGGGAAGAGAATTACACTTTCTCCAGATTGTCCAAACATCCCCAAGTCCTGACATGGCCATGTGGTCTGAGAAGGCAAAGAGGATCATTCTGATTGAACTGACGGCCCTGTGAGAAGACAGATGTTAAGAAGTCTTGGAAAAGAAAGTTGCTGTCCAACAACCCAGGGACAGAAAGTGGCAGGCCTGggtattttgcagtttttgtggAAGATACAGGTCTGGGAATAGTAGGAAGGGAGAGGGGACCAGCTGTTTGATGGTTGGGGGAGACAATGGAAAGAGCCACTTGTTGGCTCTGGAACAGGCAGGAGAAGCTGAGGTGGAAGACAAGGCGGGCATTGAATGGCCAAGAATCACAATTGCCCGGGATttcaagtggaagtcccacgtagacctcatcaggaaaaaggcccagcagaggttgtatcTGAGGTGGAAGACAAGGCGGGCATTGAATGGCCA comes from Scatophagus argus isolate fScaArg1 chromosome 5, fScaArg1.pri, whole genome shotgun sequence and encodes:
- the LOC124058740 gene encoding olfactory receptor 10A6-like; the protein is MKMNGNSTRPLYFILAAYFDTGLFRYLNFLIIISLYILTVCSNLFLIVVICMNRSLHEPMYIFLCSLFVNELYGSTGLFPLLLVQILSDVHTVSVPFCYLQIFCVYSYVCVEFFNLAIMSYDRYLAICCPLQYNTRMTNNKTATLIVVTWFCSFLVVFVTTFLSYSLQLCGDTINKVYCLNYSIVKLACSETRANNIYGLFGTFLTVFGPLILILYTYMKILKVCFSGSKQTRQKAVSTCTPHLASLINFSFGVCFEILQSRFDLKGVHSMLHIVLSLYFLTCQPLFNPVMYGLNMTKVRTICKSVLKLCRKVNQID
- the LOC124058725 gene encoding olfactory receptor 11A1-like; this encodes MRSKAFYNLQTVVILSPKTRMMVNSTLSYFILSAYIHVGNLRYFYFVLTALLYFVILVVNTSLIVVICMNRSLHEPMYIFLCSLFVNELYGSTGLFPFLLVQILSDVHTVSVPFCYLQIFCLYTYAHVEFSNLAVMSYDRYLAICYPLQYNTRMTSNKAAIFIVVIWLYSFVKFLITLSLNIRLPLCGNIINSLYCHNYLVVKLACSDTKVNNIYGLFGTVLTVLVPLIPILFSYTKILKVCFSGSKQTRQKAVSTCTPHLASLLNFSFGCCFEILQSRFDTTGVPSMLRILLSLYFLIIQPLLNPIMYGLQMTNIRHTCKQLLCYKMLTGCTDTLSM
- the LOC124059243 gene encoding olfactory receptor 10J4-like; amino-acid sequence: MVNSTQISYFTFNAYFDIGLLKYLCFLIVMLLFILIVCSNLLLIVVICMNRSLHEPMYIFLCSLFVNELYGSTGLFPFLLVQILSDVHTVSASFCFLQVLCLFTYCSVEFAILAIMSYDRYLAICYPLQYNTQMTTKKIIMLIAVSWLLPFLAMVVLISLSFSSKLCGNIINKVYCDNHSIVKLACSDTTVSNIYGLIATVPIILCPVSLIFYTYMKILKVCFSGSKQTRQKAVSTCTPHLASLINFSFGCFFEILQSRFNMESTPSMLRIFLSLYFLTCQPLFNPVMYGLNMSKIRIVCKSLIFTCQSIKFCHLHQ